A window of the Zerene cesonia ecotype Mississippi chromosome 24, Zerene_cesonia_1.1, whole genome shotgun sequence genome harbors these coding sequences:
- the LOC119836519 gene encoding histidine triad nucleotide-binding protein 1, producing the protein MAGEVELAKTAAPGGDTIFGKILRKEIPAKFVYEDDQCVAFHDVNPQAPTHILVIPRKPISQLSRAEDGDEQLLGHLLTAARKVAAQEGLDRSGFRLVINDGKNGAQSVYHLHIHILGGRQMQWPPG; encoded by the exons ATGGCCGGCGAAGTGGAACTAGCAAAAACTGCCGCTCCAGGCGGTGATACTATTTTCGGGAAGATTCTACGGAAAGAAATCCCTGCTAAGTTCGTTTATGAAGATGACCAG TGTGTAGCATTTCATGATGTAAACCCACAAGCACCAACCCATATTCTGGTGATCCCTCGGAAACCTATCTCGCAGCTATCCAGGGCTGAGGATGGTGATGAACAGCTTCTTG GGCATCTCCTAACAGCCGCTCGTAAAGTAGCAGCACAAGAAGGTCTAGACAGATCAGGTTTCCGCTTGGTCATCAATGATGGAAAGAATGGAGCTCAGAGTGTGTACCATCTTCATATTCACATTCTCGGCGGTCGCCAAATGCAATGGCCGCCTGGCTAA
- the LOC119836427 gene encoding translin, with protein MSTNHIINTIFGEFQKSLDQEQELREVIRGICKDVDQISREATTVLQVIHHDEAAVSSACLKARELFEKANAGYGKLKEVVPAAEYYKYQDHWRFMTQRYSYLISLTIWLETGILATHETVASVLGVSAEERKNGFHLDIEDYLVGLLNLCTELSRLAVNSVTRGDYNKPLQISKFVMELNAGFRLLNLKNDHLRKRFDALKYDVKKIEEVVYDLSIRGLLPKTSDN; from the exons atgagCACTAATCacattattaatactatattcGGGGAATTCCAAAAGAGTCTAGATCAAGAGCAAGAATTGCGAGAA GTTATAAGAGGTATATGCAAAGATGTGGACCAAATTTCGCGTGAAGCTACTACAGTATTGCAAGTGATACACCACGATGAAGCAGCTG tcTCATCTGCCTGTCTTAAAGCCCGCGAGTTATTTGAGAAAGCAAATGCAGGATACGGCAAACTAAAAGAAGTGGTACCAGCCGCggaatattataa ATACCAAGACCACTGGCGATTCATGACGCAGAGATACAGTTATCTCATTTCGCTAACGATTTGGTTGGAAACCGGAATACTGGCAACACACGAGACTGTTGCGTCCGTGCTTGGCG TGAGTGCAGAGGAAAGGAAAAATGGCTTCCACTTGGACATAGAAGACTATTTGGTTGGATTACTGAACCTTTGTACAGAGTTG TCCCGTCTAGCTGTAAACTCGGTGACGCGTGGCGATTATAACAAACCATTGCAAATATCGAAATTTGTTATGGAATTGAACGCTGGATTCAG actATTAAACCTTAAGAACGACCACCTGCGCAAGCGCTTCGACGCGCTAAAATATGACGTAAAGAAGATAGAAGAAGTTGTCTATGACCTCAGTATTAGAGGTCTTCTGCCGAAGACCAGTGATAATTGA
- the LOC119836338 gene encoding NAD kinase 2, mitochondrial: MSVLNNFTVTIAKGLRRLRKTEICDRIPDRRQHGSKDQRLMMEKCLIVSKVTRYEYEKLTYNEELINWCDVVVPCGGDGTFLLAASRVRDANKPVIGFNSAPHKSVGRLCLPTWCSNDVKGALHALKEGRFRWMRRSRIRTTITCEPKLLDTITPVDLHTLHYCRYPPVSNPEDGQEASVRRTDRQTDEASSSLATKVLPFLALNEVFIGESVTSRVSLLRLKIDNGKWTHTKSSGLCVTTGTGSTSWHYSINCLRTHSVLELMKILKEEYNISLDTSLEKAREVTEKYNTKLIFPPDSEQLAYSVREYITFEEWPAPRGLRVRAAARSVRAVSHCTDAGLVIDGSVSFPFNDGTQAHLEIHPEDSLMTVCMDDTLPYTT, translated from the exons ATGTCGGTGTTGAACAACTTTACAGTGACCATAGCTAAAGGATTGCGCC GTTTAAGGAAGACGGAAATATGCGACAGAATACCAGATCGACGGCAGCACGGCTCCAAGGACCAGAGGCTGATGATGGAGAAGTGTCTCATAGTGTCCAAAGTGACCAGATACGAATATGAAAA ATTAACATACAACGAGGAGTTAATAAATTGGTGCGACGTGGTGGTACCGTGTGGTGGCGATGGTACCTTCTTATTGGCAGCGTCTAGGGTGCGGGATGCGAA TAAACCAGTGATAGGCTTCAACAGCGCACCGCACAAGTCGGTGGGCCGGCTCTGCCTGCCCACCTGGTGCTCAAACGACGTTAAGGGCGCGTTGCATGCACTAAAAGAG GGTAGATTCAGATGGATGCGCCGCTCGCGAATACGCACCACTATAACGTGCGAGCCGAAGCTGTTGGACACTATAACGCCGGTGGACTTGCACACTTTGCACTATTGTAG atacccGCCGGTATCGAACCCGGAGGACGGGCAAGAAGCGAGCGTACGGCGTacggacagacaaacagacgaAGCCAGTTCGAGCTTGGCCACTAAAGTATTGCCGTTTTTGGCCTTAAACgag gtATTTATAGGCGAGAGTGTCACATCGAGGGTGTCTCTGCTTCGATTGAAAATAGACAACGGCAAATGGACGCACACAAAGAGTTCCGGCTTGTGTGTGACCACGGGTACCGGTAGTACCTCTTGGCATTACAG taTAAACTGCCTCCGCACACACTCAGTATTGGAGCTGATGAAGATATTAAAGGAAGAATACAATATCAGTCTGGACACTTCGTTAGAGAAAGCGCGGGAAGTCACTGAGAAATATAATACGAAGTTGATATTCCCGCCCG ACTCGGAGCAGCTGGCGTACTCAGTGCGCGAGTACATCACGTTCGAGGAGTGGCCGGCGCCGCGCGGGCTGCGCGtgcgcgccgccgcgcgctCCGTGCGCGCCGTCTCGCACTGCACGGACGCAG GCTTAGTTATAGACGGTAGTGTATCGTTTCCCTTCAACGATGGAACGCAGGCGCACCTCGAGATACATCCAGAGGACTCGCTCATGACTGTATGTATGGATGATACGCTGCCTTATACGACttaa
- the LOC119836394 gene encoding uncharacterized protein LOC119836394 — protein MKVFFVFCVALSIAMSANAQYIRPCASNLLSPLVAPGPVVASAPMVAPIVGSNAVATSLADTLSLLTVSSLLAEKLPLGYPLVAPSLGCGCNSPCGYPYVL, from the exons ATGAAAGTATTCTTCGTGTTCTGTGTGGCGCTGTCCATTGCTATG agCGCCAACGCCCAATACATCCGACCGTGTGCTTCCAATCTTCTCTCACCACTGGTTGCCCCCGGCCCCGTTGTTGCCTCTGCCCCCATGGTTGCCCCAATCGTCGGTTCCAACGCTGTTGCCACTAGCCTCGCTGATACTCTGTCATTGCTGACTGTCAGCAGCCTGCTTGCTGAGAAGTTACCGCTTGGCTACCCCCTCGTTGCTCCGTCCCTTGGCTGCGGATGCAACTCCCCATGTGGTTACCCCTACGTCCTATAA